From the Centropristis striata isolate RG_2023a ecotype Rhode Island chromosome 5, C.striata_1.0, whole genome shotgun sequence genome, the window CTATGCAATCATGAGGAATTTGACACTGACAGCAATAAAGGGAGCATTTCTATCACCAAAGCAGTGGCTTTCCTGACCTGCATTTGGAAACGTTTTAAGCCACATAATCTATATTAGCGCTAATGATCTGCGATGTGCACAGTGCCGCTAGTGTTATTCCCAGTAAGAAACGACTTCCCCCTCATGTgtgttcaaaattttgttttgcAGCTTACCATTCTTCCCAAAATGTCTGACGAGGAGGAGCAAACGAGGGTTTTTATAGGACAACAGCCTCTTGCATTCCTTCTGGCCACACAAGCTCGCTACTAAAGATGCGGTTAattaatatatacaaatttGCTAATCGCGTTGTGCTTTAATAAGATAACCAACAATGACTACTGTTATTACCCGCAGCGCCAGCTAAAAGTTACTTCCAAAGTTAACGTACTTTACATTCAGCTAACGCTAGCTTGCTAACGGTAGCCATAGCTTTCTGTAGTGACTGCTTAACAGCAACTAGTGAACGCCGGAAGGGTTTCGTTGTGATGCCTGAAGGCTCCTGCTTAAATGCTGACTTCTTTGCAGTGGAGAAACTGTGTATGCAGTATGCTGCTAAAGTTTAACTCACCTTTCAAAAGGAAAAGGTTACAAGAAAGCTAACTTAAGTGCTGCGGACAGGCGTGGCGGAGTGAATTGGCTTCTACTAGTACCTAGGCAACGGACCGTACCATTCAAAAGATGCAGGGGAGAGTCGATCAGGTGGTCGCAACCAACAAAAACCAAGGTGCTCGTTTTAGTGTAGAAAAAAATCAGGGAATATTACTGTTAAGCATATTATTACAAGATATAGGCCTAACGAGTTTACATAATCGAGATAGGGTTTACCTGAAATGGCCTAACATAAAGTAAATGGCAATTAAACGATCATCAAAATTGGTTTCGTCCTGGTAATAATCCAAAAGAGATTGTTATAAGTATATTATCagattatatatgtatttaatcaAGTAATCTCTTCCAATATAATGCTTTATTCTCagtttttaattaatacaagGATGTGAACACCAGGGGGCGACAGACAAACAGTCTTTCTCTTGGAAGGTGAAAATTCAGAATTAATGTTAGATCTTTTTTTCTCGTGATTTAAGCATTTAGTTCAATCACTCAATACTTGTTTATTGCTAAAATTAATGGAAAGATACATGCTTTCATACAAACATTTCATGTACataaatccttcttcttaccttaccttttgttttcttttttcaaccaGATGTAAATGTGTAGCCCATTTGGTGTTTGGAAActataatttgttgttttgctgCAACCTCAAAACTGAGCCTTCTACATGGTCTAAGACACATATGGTGTGTCCCACCCAGATGTTTCCTGTGTGACCAGTGCACTCTGAATACTCATAATGCTCTGGTGTAGAAATGTGAATTATGTTGCaactgtgtgtttattttcataTCAACCCTAACAAACTGGGATCATGAATGGCTGAGAAATGCTAGAACGGTCATTATGCCGAAAAGGATTCCAAGTGGACTGTTTACAGAGGAGGTCTTTTCATGTGGTTTTACGTGCCTCCACTGCCTATGGGTGGGGctcatttgagtcttttttggatGGTGATGTTGTACTGAGGGATTACGAGGCACAGCAAAAGGGAGCTCTGTTCTGTACAGAGGAAATGGGCGTTCTCCTTGGAAAGTTTGGATGGAGTGATGGAGTGAAAAATAAGGGGGGTGTGGTAAGGCTGGAAGGGAGAGGACCACCAAGAGGGGCACAATGTTGTAGAGTGGTGAAGCTGCTTCTGAGCTACTCCTGAGATCTGATTCAGAGGGACAGGCAATACCAAGGGTAAGTCGATGTTCCTTCATTTTTCATACAATTTCAGTGAATGTCAGGTTAAATCCTTTTTCCAGCTAATTTACAAACAAAGATGGCACTGTAGTATTCTTGCATCACATCTCCTCATAACACAAGCTCTAAAAGAAATGGGTTGCAAAAATACCATGACATCAACAGATGCATGCTTTTATTACCACATTTTGTGCTATATAAGATTGCTTATTTTAACAATCCTGCAACACGAAAAAGTTTGTTACTCATAACACAATTGgattatgtgtattttatttgactCTTTCACAAAAATGTTCCCTTTCATAACAATTTGCTtagtttttccacatttttcacTGAATGTAACTTTAATTGTCTTTCATGTGGTGGATGAAATTTAGTGTAATGACATAATTTGAATGTAATCATGCATCCACCACCCACCCAAACTGACCTCACCATCAGATAAAGATCTACACCGGCAATTTCTGCCTCTTATTTCCGTCTatgtcttctctttctctcactgcaTGGCTCCTCATTGTGAACTTAAATTACTGTGACTGTGTAGCTTTGATAGATTTTTTAGTGCTTGTTTGTGCACTGTACAGGAGGTAAAATGTCAAATAGCTTTGTAGAATCACAAGCTTTACCTCAGACATTAATTTCCTCTCAGTAGAGCAGCTTTTAATGAAATCCAAATTACAGTGTTTACCGTACGCAAGGAAAAAACAACTGTTCAGAAGGGTAGAGAGGTTAATTGGGTAAATATTTTGGAACCGTTTAGATTTCAATAGACCCGCCTTGGTTCTCTGTAACACACAGGCCAGTCAAAGAGAAGTTTCAGAAATACGTCGTTGCACTCTGTTTTGAAGCGTGGTCTTACGCAACACAGAGTATACTCTGTTCAGCCACtaagattttccactttatgaTTCAAGGCAAAAGGAAAGTCATCTCACACTTATTTTCACTGTGAAACATGTAAACAGGTTAAATTGGTCACACACTATTTCCTTGCTTACCGTAATACTTGATGCAGTTGTTCAGGAAGCCTAAATTTAAActactttgtttgttttcagcaaGGAGCTGAAAATGGCTTACCTGCTTATGTTTGTGACCCTGCTGCATCTCATCACACTGGCAATGTTGTTCATTGCAACCATGGAGAAGGTAGTAGTCATATTTTAGAACttgatgtttgtttgctttaaaTTTCTTGCATCATCAGTGCAACATATCCAGCTATGTGCATCatgtcttttctctcttttaagtCGTGGTGGGTGTGGGATGGCATGGAGAACTCAGACCTATGGTACAACTGTAGGTTTGACAACTTCACAGGAACCTGGCTGTGTGCATCCTCCAAAGAAACTGGTGAGAAATAAAGAATTTAGAGCATTACACATTAtgctttatttgtattgttcagcTCTTTAACACCTATGCAACACACACAGTAAGCAAGCCTctcaaaacacaacacacacactttagccCAGTCTCTGTGCATAAAgaggtggggtttttttctgcatttatgcGACTAACATTAGACAGCCAATCACTATCCAAATTTGATATTGAATGACAAGCCTTTTTTGATACTCATTAGTATTGAAGCAATAGTCTGTACCTAAAACTACTGAATTATTGTATACCTCCATACATGAATATTTCTATCCCAAAGTTTAAATCTGAGATCATGTTTTCCTTTCAGCTGTTTCCCTTAGTCCAACATATATAATATGGAATATCATGCCCTATACTATTTGTGTCCTTCAGAGAGCAGAAGTTATAgacataatattttgttttaatgttggcatgtttttattttattttatttttttcagagtGGCTTCAGGCAGTGCAGGTCCTGATGGTTCTCTCAGTGGTCTTCTCCTCCGTCTCCTTCTTGGTGTTCCTGGGTCAGCTCTTCACCATGTCTAAGGGTGGACTCTTCTACTTCACAGGGCTGTGTCAGGTCTTTGCAGGTAACAGTGGAGTGAAACAATGTCCTGTGTCAAACATATCACTGTGTGACGAGACTTTTTGAAAGGGGTTTACAGTTGCTTTTCCAAATCCAtagttggcaaaaaaaagataaatgttaTGACCGTTGGGGCTTTCTTtattttaggtttaggttaaTTTAGACAATGGTACAACCTTTGAGTACAGGGGCTGTACCTTTAGTTTACTCTTAGTGAGGACTGCATTGGTACAAACGTGTAATCTGAGGTCCACTATGTTTGGAAATAAGCCTGTTATGGCATTCATATATAcctctattttttaaaaacacagatattAAGATTTCTGTGAGACAGTCTCAACGTTAGTCAACCAGTTCATATATTCTGAGTGATTCATGCTGTTTTGCCCAACATATACAGGTGGGCAGAAGacattaatcaattattttactttttcacaCATCCTGCTTCTGCAACTAACATCTAAATGCCTTTTTTAGGGTTGACTGCCTTGTCTGCAGCTCTCATCTACTCATTACACAATAAGGAAATCCTTCAGGACTCCAGAGAACTGACATCTGGACACTTTGGATACTGCTTCATCCTGGCCTGGGTGTGTGTTCCCTTGTTACTGTGTAGTGGGGTCATATACATCCACTTGCGTAAGAAAGAGTGACCAGGAAAAGGAAAACAATGTCAACatctatgtttgtttgtttttgagaaaaaaataataaattgacttAACATTTGCAGGAGTCACAGAGTCAATGCCTTTTTTTGCTCAGGCTTTggttaatgtaataatgtttttaataggCTTGCATGTATATTGGTTTCACTTTAGCAAACATTGAATCCTTAATATCAATCCAATATACAATGCTCACCTGCTTTTCAAAGACATGTTTACTATAGGATTGTCCACTGTGTCTTACAGAAGGAAAATACCAAAGCAGtgttatgtcatttttaattagTGTTTTAGGCCTTATGAGGCATCCGAATTGCTCTTAATTTCCCTAGAGCAAACTGGAAATATGTATCTTATATTTTTGTACCTAAAGTTGATATGTAGAATATATTTAGTAgctgctttaaataaatatcaaacaaagaaacagaatgTGTGCAAGCCTGTTGTTGTTCCAACATATATTGTGAGGAAACCCTCATTTGCTTTCATTTTTGATGATAATAAATAGTACATTTGATACCAAATAAGtctgtttatttccttttagTCATTTGCTCAACGCAATgtatagtgtttgtgtgtgcacaagCATGGTTGGGTAGTACTGGATTAGGCCTACATGTAATCAAGATTACATTGCCAGATTACAAAAAACAAGTAACTAGTCCTGGTTTTATTTGAAAACATGAACATAGTTACATTGTCATTActgcattacatttttcattgtttctttAAAATTGGGCTATTTTAAAAGGTTGCAAGTTTTGTTAATGGTGACTTAAATCATTTCTAATTATTGTAGGCTcgttgagtttttattaatttttatcaATTTTGAAAATGTAGGGTGACCTTTTAAAATAAGAGTTGCCTTACAAAAACAAAGTCCTCCATGTGGcctttgatttaaaaacaaacaaacattaagttgaaaatagattttatttatttcttccagTATTTGCTGAATGATAAAAGTTGATAAAATGTTCCAATGTccttcagtaaaaaaataaaaaactttgaatcttatatatcaacaaaataaaaataataactttgaaatttgctttaaaaaagaaaactttagtTTTAGAAAACTAAAAAAGCATTGTCTTTTGGTAAATAGGCTACCTAAATAGGGTATTTTTGATATCTATacgttttttttgggggggggacTATTCCTGTAGTGTCTTAATTCATGTTTTCACCGTTTATATTCACCAGCAAAGAATCTACTCGGGTCGTTGCCATAGTGATGGTAAACTTCAGTTTCTCAACAACTGGCGTTAGCTTCATCGGCTAATTTTATGCTAAAAACTGGCATAATAAGCGGATTTTGTTGTAATTATAATGGAAGCTAAACCTCGTGTTTCGGGCACAACATCTAAAATATTTCCTCTAGCCTTACCCAAGGGAACAGAAAAGTTGTGTGAACTTTGTCAGAGAGCAGCTCACCTGCAATGCGCCAAGTGTTGTGTCACCTTTTACTGGTAAGACCGAGCTAACGTTACCTTTCCTAACCTTAGCTGTTTTGTCGTGAAACGTTGGGGCTACTCATGGCTAATTATCTGCGAGAGCACGTGCTAAAAAGAAAggtttgtgtaatttttttgtgagaTTATTTTTGTCTACGGTTTGGCCATTAGGTGGCAGTGTTTGCCATATTGTTTCACAGCATAAATCACAGTCTTCCAGTCATACTCTTCATCATTGTTGCACAAGTTTTCTTGccagtgtataaaatgatgtAGGCTAATATAGAAGTTATCTATATTGCATGTAGAAACATTATATTAAGCAACTGGCAGCTTTATTCTTAAAAAACACCCTGCAGATAAAGCCTCCAATCAAAATGATTATATTTCCAAAAGCTTCTGTCTGAATTGAACTGAACAAATATTCAAGAGTTATTTGCTTCAGAAAATCTGTGATATATCCTCTATGACATACCTGTCAagagaaaagtaaaatatttaggCACCCTCATAACCATCAAGAGAGATGCCCTCTTAATTTTAGTgcaattttagtgtttttagaaaaagcagaaaatatatGTTGCTTTTTGTGATCATCAAAATGCATTTATGTGATATGAGCAAGTTTTTCCAATGCAGCAAGAGAAAAATGGGTGAAAACAGAAGTCACAGAACACAAAGCCATCAAGAGCGCTCATGTGACTTTTTCATCAGGAGGGCGAGAGGAACAGCTGGAAAAGAAATTACCAGCTTTTTTGCTCATGTGACTGGGAGCTGTTGTCTGCGcctgtttgacattttttttcgcTTTTCATTTCCAAAAAAATCGAAGCCAACAGTACCTTTGCTGTGGGAAGACTATTCAGAGTCAGTTATAGATCATAAGATGGTGCTCGTGAAATCCTTATTGGCATAGTATATGGATTGAAGCGGAGCACATGGTGACATTCCTCCTTCAGGGATTTATGTGAAGGAATGAACCACTAAACCCAGTCTCTTAAAGGGGGCTTACAGCCACTTATTGTGCTTGTTTCCCTTTCAGCCTTTAAAGTGAACTGCATGTCATGCACATTTCTTGAATTAGAGGAAAATTCACATAGTCTTGCTACAGAACAGGGGACAGAAGGGAGAAAACaaaggtgttgtttttttttttgttttttttactttagcaATTACAGTATCTTATATGTTACCAGTTAAGCAATGAGCTAACTTTTGTTCTTTGTCAGAGCAACATAATGTTTTATGACTTTGGAACAGGTTAGGACTGTAAAGCTATCACATTGTTAAGAGTGAAATGGTTTATGAGAGGCCTAATGAGCCTTAATATATTATCAGGCTGCTGGCTTGCTATATTTCTTGTGGTTCGCAGATTGAATTAGATTGATTGAATGAACAGTATTTTGCACAAAAAGCTCAGCAGAGACAAGGAAGTACAGTGGCCCTGCTGCCAGAAAACCccttgatttgtgtgtgtgtgtgtgtgtgtgtgtgtgtgtatgtgtgtgtcgcACAAGCCATGTCAGCGCTACTGTGGATGTGACGTGGCCAGATCACTGCCTGCTCGCTGctgctgtctcactgtctcaagTCCAGGAACACAAATACACTGAACGCACATGCTTTTcagtagaaaaaaagaagaaaaaaacacaaggaaAACCAAGACAGTTTCCACAGAAGTGTGCAGGAGAAAAGAGCCAGATGAACAAAAATTACAGACCAGTTATGTAATGCCATACAATTTAGTGTGCCCTCTGTGCACTCAGATGATATTTTCTAAATGGGATAGAGGCTCTGCTTTGGAAATGTTTGCACTTTATTTCAAAACCACCTGATTATTACTGTAAAGAAACTGTTCGCTATTAATCTTGCACGTTGTATTTGACGTCAGACTCTTCCACACTTTTAAAGTGCTCTAACTAAGGCTACTGTTACAGTATAAGTTGTAGCTGAGTGTTCAGATCATAGCAGGGAAAACAGATTCTTCTTCAATGGCTTGATTCCTGAGTTAACATCAGCCACATTGTGCCCAGAGGGGAGATTTATTAAGTATGGCACAAAGCCATGAGGACTCTGTGGATACAACGTGGCTGAATGGAGAGAAGGAAACTGATGCAACTGAGCCCcttgaggcaaatttgtgatttgtgatggGCTGTATAAATAAACCTGAAGAGACTTGAAGGAAGGAGTCAGTTTTGGGAGTATAAAAATGCCCAAAGTTTCAGTccctttaaaaaatcaacaatctttttttattcctcaGCGATGCAGAGCACCAGCAGGCCGACTGGGTGGGGATCCATGAGAGAATTTGTCAGTTGCTTGTTCCCATTCGCAAACAAACACTCTTTAGTCTCAAGCAGGCTGGCCGCATAGAAATACAGCATAAAAaggtgagtatgtgtatgatgCATTTGGACCACATGCACACAGGCATCTTTATCATCTTGAGCTTATGTCTACTATGCATTGCTCAACATTAGGAAAATGCAAAGAATAATGTAGATTCTGAAAAATATATCCCCATGCCAATTTGAATTTTCTTGTCAGAAGTCTGTCTACAGTGTGTCATTCATTTTCAAACAGTACAGTGTTTAGCTTCCAGGTTTTTAGTTTTAACCTCCCAGTATTCACAACTGTACTCTACAATTTTACAGTTTTAGTTCTACCCTTTGAGTTTTTTATTTGACCAGGAGTTTGTCATGATGCGACTGACATAACTGCAGAAAGctgcaaaaaaaccaacatgtttTTCCAATAAAGAAATACCAAAAAGAGGGAAACGgctgaggattttttttctttttaaagtttatttgaagAAGGTTGTCTCTTGAAATTTATAGcaggtttccttttttgttcgTGGTCCAGTTGACACCGTTTCCAGAGTCAGTTCCATCTTCACTGATtaatgttttgggtgttttggtTTGTTACTTCAGTGATAGTCAATAAATAGCTGCAGCTAATACTGAGAATTCCTGTGGTTACAATCAGTTAATAGGAGTAGCTTACTCCTGTGAATTGTTGTGTAATATTCCTGGAAGCAGAGTGTGACATGTACCTTGGTTTTGGTTCCTTAGGGGGAGCTGATTGATATTTGCAGGGAGGTGGCTGAGAACAAGCTGTCTGAGGGGAAATACCATGAGGTTCTGCCTGCTGCCCAGTTCTGCCTGCGCTGCTCCATGGACGTCCATGGCCCCAATACTGTCCAAAATGTCCCTGCTTACCTGCTGCTGGCTGAGGCTAACATGGGTGAGGAAGGGGCACAAAGGGGTTTCTCAGCTCAAGTTGTCTCCTGTCTCTCACACAGAAATAGAAATACagctaaaagaaaacaaaggacaCCACCAAACAGTAAATATAAGCATTTAGCTACATACAAGTAAGTGAAagaagataaatatatataaaaaatatatttactgtatacaAAAATGAACATCAAGATACAATGTCTATAAGTCACtctgtttttgtaaaatacactgtgtatTTAAACTGTAACTATATATAGTGTCACTTACTGCTGTTAACTGTTTGAGTAATGGAATGTGGCAAGATATATTTGCGTGTTTATTTGTACTCTCCAGGATTGGGTAATCTAGCCCAAGTGACGGAGCTCTTGTCCCAGGCAGAGTGGGTGGTGTTGAAAAGCCCAGAATGTGGTCACGCAGTGCACCACCGGCTGCACAGGAGCCTGGGCCGCCTCCACACAGCGACTGGAAACCTGGAAGCAGCTCTGCTTCACTTTGCAAATGATGTCTGTGTCATAAGTAACAGTTTCAGTACATGAAGTATTTTAAActgtttaataactttattgatatTATGAAAAGCAAAAGGAAAGCCACAACTCTGGGTGCATTTTTAGAACGCCAGAGAAACATTTAGTATGTCCCAATACATTGTATGCTACACAGTACACCTAAAATACCAGTATGTCTTTCTATATCCAGTTGAATTTTGCATTATGCAAGCCAGCATACTTTTCTGGCTATTgtgacccacaatcctctgtgcagcatacaggtgcatctcaatacattagaatatcatggaaaagtcaatttccagttgTTCAAGTGAAATAGCACCAACCAGGttttgagtgcatatagatggacatacttttcagaggccatttccatattaaacatgctttctgaaattggtcttttgtaatattcaaattttttgagacactgaattttaggtctgtgttaaatgtaagccataatcattataattagaagacatgaaataaattaagacatgaaatgtttcattctgtgtgtaatggatctatatagtGTGCTATTTCaacttgaattgaattactgacaaataaacttttctatgatattctaatttattgagatgcacctgtatatgagCAGAAGGGTAATTTTTAAGGGCAGCCGCAGAACGTACTTAAAGTAGAAAGAAGTATGCAAGTTGGCACGTAGCATTAGCTTCTACACTTTGCTCACCATATTAACTTATTTGACTGCCTGTAAATAGTGCTCATGATATATAGTGAAAGTTGTTCATTCCTGCAGATGTACAATAtttagtttctttgtgtgtCGATGCACCTGCAACATATATACGAATATATCTTCTAAAAAAGCTAACTtctctgatgtttttttccagatatACTATGCTAGTGAGGAGTATGGTCTGGATAGCACAGTCACTTATGTCGGCTACTTCCTCATGGCTGGTGTGTTTGCCAAACAGGGGACGATGCCCACTGCTCGGTCCTTGTACTCtgaggtaaaataaaaacagatgttaTAATGAGCCAATTTAGCCAAATCAATGTGTTTCATTGTTTATCTTCTACTCCTGATATTTTAGGTGGCACGTAAATGGCACAACCATCAGACGAAACTCCTCGAGACCCACatccaaaatgtccaaaatcaTGACCTGTCGTTTGAGCCTTCTTACGGTGCGTCTAACAGACTAATCAAACACATTGCAGAATCAGACAATGACATCACCAATCCATCATTTCCTCTACTCGCTAAACAGCAGAGAGCTCTATAGGCTGATCACTAAAGAAATAAGGTCAACAGAGCCTATATTTAGCTGAGCTGTCTTGCTGTGCAATCCGTAAGCTAAACCCCAGATTTACACTAGCATGCTTAGGACTGACTAGAGACCAGTGCTGACACATCTCTGGCTGTGCAGTATCCGCACCACTACGCTCTATCACAGCTGCTGCCCTACATACGTATGATTCTAAGCCTGTTAGCTACAATGCAATTTCCCAGGCTTTCCCTGGATGTGTACCAGAGAAAAGTCAATGTAAGGGATGGATGCTTACATAAACACAGAAGATACAGATACACCTGAATTTATCTCTATGAAATGCATTAAACGAATTAGCTGTTTATAGTTTAAAGTGTATGGTTATATATTGTAAAAGCTAAAGGATGCCTTTATGTCTATCCATGACTTTCAATCAGGCAACGCCCAGCAAGTTGAAGTGGACGAGATGTTAAAAACCATGTTGGAGTTTGAGCAGAATAACCCAAATAAAGACTCAGCACAGATTGCACTGGTGGCCCACTGCCTGGCCATGATGTGGTTCATGGAAGGAGACTACCTAAAGGTGAGTCACTTGATGATATGTCCAAGCATTAAAGGTTCAGTGTGACACAGTGGCACAGTTCCCCATTTCCACCTTATGTGTCTACACTTTGGAGCACCGTCTCGAGATGGGATTATCTCTAATTGGTAAAGCCGTAAAGATGAGGTGGGAATTAGCACGAGTTGATTTGGCTGTCTTGACACTCTGACTGCCACCATGATTTCCAGTCTCACTGTAATGCCATTAGACTCTATTTGTGTGTACTGCATCtcttgtgtgaatgtgttgatCTCTAGTGTTGTCACGGAGACTTAGAGAATGAGGCAAATTGTGTAGTGACTGTCTGACCATTGACTAGGCCTGACATCCTGTTTGTGAAGGGACTGCCAAAGGCTTAAAACCATATCAGGGTCTGAGGTCAGTGGGTAGTCTCACTCTAGCAAAACATAATTAAACACGACGCCAGACTGTTACACTCCAATCAGTTTATGTGTTTGATCGTTTCCACATTTTATCTGGTGGTTTACGGTCAGTCAGTTTCAAAACTtgtcaaaaaaaaggttaaaatgttaAGCCAATGTTGAGCCAAAATCACACCAGATGCCAGCATAGTTACCCCCTGCTGTTCCATACTCACTTTAAGTAGCGGATGTAGGAATAAGGACCAGGGCTCTCCATGCTAGGATGGTTCCTAAGCTAACTTGCCTAAAGGCCGTTCCAAGCGATTAAAGGGTACCTTTGATCTCCACACTGAAATTCAGTCTTTGCCTTCCTCCACAGAGAGGTCAGAGTGTAGAGTCAGCTATTACATTTACACTCTGTGCCACCAACCACAAGTCTACTGCTCAGTCCAACTGTCTCTTTTCCCTATGTATAATGAACtacaaagtaagaaaaaaaaaacccactggtGGATataatgcaaaacacacacttgAGAAACCCATGCACAATACATATTCCCAGCTGTGTACCAAGAGACTGCAGGAATTTCATGGATGTCACTGCAAACATCAATTATTTCCACATTGTGCTTAGAATGTTTCAATCCAAGCATGAATGGGCTTTGTTTACAGTATCacacaacactttaaaattattttattctcagTTTTAAACTGTAAAGGAGTGTAACTGTTGTCCACATCAGGTTGTAGGAGGGGTAACTCGGGATAAGTTAAGCTGACCGGGTTGCAATCCAATTTTCagtgatattattatataagtCAGCTTTACTCTCCCTGGAGAATCtaacagctgcagctgctgtgtttgtttccgtttgtgtttgtgtgccagGCACTGGGATCTGGCAGCACTGCCCTGCAGGCCAGCCAGCTGATACCAAACCATGACCTGACAGAGCCCATCC encodes:
- the LOC131971934 gene encoding epithelial membrane protein 3-like → MAYLLMFVTLLHLITLAMLFIATMEKSWWVWDGMENSDLWYNCRFDNFTGTWLCASSKETEWLQAVQVLMVLSVVFSSVSFLVFLGQLFTMSKGGLFYFTGLCQVFAGLTALSAALIYSLHNKEILQDSRELTSGHFGYCFILAWVCVPLLLCSGVIYIHLRKKE
- the zmynd12 gene encoding zinc finger MYND domain-containing protein 12: MEAKPRVSGTTSKIFPLALPKGTEKLCELCQRAAHLQCAKCCVTFYCDAEHQQADWVGIHERICQLLVPIRKQTLFSLKQAGRIEIQHKKGELIDICREVAENKLSEGKYHEVLPAAQFCLRCSMDVHGPNTVQNVPAYLLLAEANMGLGNLAQVTELLSQAEWVVLKSPECGHAVHHRLHRSLGRLHTATGNLEAALLHFANDIYYASEEYGLDSTVTYVGYFLMAGVFAKQGTMPTARSLYSEVARKWHNHQTKLLETHIQNVQNHDLSFEPSYGNAQQVEVDEMLKTMLEFEQNNPNKDSAQIALVAHCLAMMWFMEGDYLKALGSGSTALQASQLIPNHDLTEPIQGLLQLVQSMQTESHPGSD